One genomic segment of Rhinolophus sinicus isolate RSC01 linkage group LG11, ASM3656204v1, whole genome shotgun sequence includes these proteins:
- the KLRG2 gene encoding killer cell lectin-like receptor subfamily G member 2 isoform X1 translates to MERAGTVSGGDQAGAEFPMQPLENQVPSVEQPQVPAEERRHESPESSPATAVQEATGGKKLPSPLPARLRLLPPNLGYGAFRRQASTSRELPSPGPAAAEQPREGEAPGAELVPWAAPGEPAPAAWAPMELQVDVRVKPMGTAGGSHAPSPTPSTRFITVPVPESPAFSRHASPAYPLLQRTASMGSTWGRGAQLAAAPAERGLDAEGQASPAEGGAEPPGSPTCRCRCKEQEQEDAVLLHRAQVDGGKKLHRAIKLIGLPMYMKSLRWALAVMAVLLAVSTVAIVALASRAGARCRPCPQGWLWSGEHCYYLSAEAQAWEASQAFCSAQHATLPLLIHTEDFLTRYPVTKYSWVGARRGPQGWHWIDGAPLPPQLLPEEAEDQPHLQCGGLEGGKLVALDCASSRPWACAKGTK, encoded by the exons ATGGAAAGGGCCGGGACGGTATCCGGAGGAGACCAAGCCGGGGCCGAGTTCCCGATGCAGCCCTTGGAAAACCAGGTCCCGAGCGTGGAGCAACCACAGGTCCCCGCAGAGGAGCGACGGCATGAGAGTCCTGAGAGCAGCCCGGCTACCGCCGTGCAGGAGGCGACGGGCGGAAAGAAGCTGCCCTCGCCTCTCCCCGCGCGCCTGCGGCTGCTGCCACCCAACCTGGGCTACGGCGCCTTCCGCCGCCAGGCGTCCACCAGCCGGGAGTTGCCGTCCCCGGGCCCCGCCGCAGCCGAGCAGCCCCGGGAAGGCGAGGCTCCGGGGGCCGAGCTGGTGCCCTGGGCCGCACCGGGGGAGCCGGCGCCCGCAGCCTGGGCGCCTATGGAGCTGCAGGTGGACGTGCGCGTGAAGCCTATGGGCACGGCGGGCGGCAGCCATGCTCCCTCGCCCACGCCCTCCACGCGCTTCATCACCGTGCCGGTGCCTGAGTCCCCCGCCTTCTCCCGCCACGCCTCCCCCGCGTACCCGCTCCTGCAGCGGACCGCGTCCATGGGCAGCACGTGGGGCCGGGGCGCGCAGCTGGCCGCCGCCCCGGCGGAGCGTGGCctggatgctgagggccaggccAGCCCCGCCGAGGGGGGCGCGGAGCCCCCAGGCTCCCCCACGTGCCGCTGCCGCTGcaaggagcaggagcaggaggacGCCGTGTTGCTGCACCGCGCCCAGGTGGACGGCGGCAAGAAGCTGCACCGGGCGATCAAGCTCATAG gtcTGCCCATGTACATGAAGTCCCTGCGCTGGGCCCTGGCAGTCATGGCCGTGCTCCTGGCGGTGTCCACGGTCGCCATTGTGGCCTTGGCCTCTAGAGCAG GGGCCAGGTGCCGGCCATGCCCCCAGGGCTGGCTGTGGTCCGGGGAGCATTGCTACTACCTCTCTGCTGAAGCTCAGGCCTGGGAGGCCAGCCAGGCTTTCTGCTCTGCCCAGCACGCTACCCTACCCCTGCTGATCCACACcgag GACTTCCTGACCAGATACCCAGTCACCAAGTACTCCTGGGTGGGAGCCCGGCGAGGTCCCCAGGGCTGGCACTGGATTGACGGGGCCCCCCTGCCGCCCCAGCT ACTCCCAGAGGAAGCTGAGGACCAGCCGCACCTTCAGTGTGGGGGCCTGGAGGGAGGCAAGCTCGTGGCTTTGGACTGCGCCTCTTCAAGACCCTGGGCCTGCGCCAAGGGGACCAAGTGA
- the KLRG2 gene encoding killer cell lectin-like receptor subfamily G member 2 isoform X2, translated as MERAGTVSGGDQAGAEFPMQPLENQVPSVEQPQVPAEERRHESPESSPATAVQEATGGKKLPSPLPARLRLLPPNLGYGAFRRQASTSRELPSPGPAAAEQPREGEAPGAELVPWAAPGEPAPAAWAPMELQVDVRVKPMGTAGGSHAPSPTPSTRFITVPVPESPAFSRHASPAYPLLQRTASMGSTWGRGAQLAAAPAERGLDAEGQASPAEGGAEPPGSPTCRCRCKEQEQEDAVLLHRAQVDGGKKLHRAIKLIGLPMYMKSLRWALAVMAVLLAVSTVAIVALASRAGARCRPCPQGWLWSGEHCYYLSAEAQAWEASQAFCSAQHATLPLLIHTERKSPRPAEVK; from the exons ATGGAAAGGGCCGGGACGGTATCCGGAGGAGACCAAGCCGGGGCCGAGTTCCCGATGCAGCCCTTGGAAAACCAGGTCCCGAGCGTGGAGCAACCACAGGTCCCCGCAGAGGAGCGACGGCATGAGAGTCCTGAGAGCAGCCCGGCTACCGCCGTGCAGGAGGCGACGGGCGGAAAGAAGCTGCCCTCGCCTCTCCCCGCGCGCCTGCGGCTGCTGCCACCCAACCTGGGCTACGGCGCCTTCCGCCGCCAGGCGTCCACCAGCCGGGAGTTGCCGTCCCCGGGCCCCGCCGCAGCCGAGCAGCCCCGGGAAGGCGAGGCTCCGGGGGCCGAGCTGGTGCCCTGGGCCGCACCGGGGGAGCCGGCGCCCGCAGCCTGGGCGCCTATGGAGCTGCAGGTGGACGTGCGCGTGAAGCCTATGGGCACGGCGGGCGGCAGCCATGCTCCCTCGCCCACGCCCTCCACGCGCTTCATCACCGTGCCGGTGCCTGAGTCCCCCGCCTTCTCCCGCCACGCCTCCCCCGCGTACCCGCTCCTGCAGCGGACCGCGTCCATGGGCAGCACGTGGGGCCGGGGCGCGCAGCTGGCCGCCGCCCCGGCGGAGCGTGGCctggatgctgagggccaggccAGCCCCGCCGAGGGGGGCGCGGAGCCCCCAGGCTCCCCCACGTGCCGCTGCCGCTGcaaggagcaggagcaggaggacGCCGTGTTGCTGCACCGCGCCCAGGTGGACGGCGGCAAGAAGCTGCACCGGGCGATCAAGCTCATAG gtcTGCCCATGTACATGAAGTCCCTGCGCTGGGCCCTGGCAGTCATGGCCGTGCTCCTGGCGGTGTCCACGGTCGCCATTGTGGCCTTGGCCTCTAGAGCAG GGGCCAGGTGCCGGCCATGCCCCCAGGGCTGGCTGTGGTCCGGGGAGCATTGCTACTACCTCTCTGCTGAAGCTCAGGCCTGGGAGGCCAGCCAGGCTTTCTGCTCTGCCCAGCACGCTACCCTACCCCTGCTGATCCACACcgag AGAAAGTCACCAAGGCCTGCAGAAGTAAAGTGA